A stretch of the Haloplanus aerogenes genome encodes the following:
- a CDS encoding universal stress protein produces the protein MVSRILVPVDDSDMAAGALRYALETFPDATITVLHVSGGPSPMMGEATEIALSDDPDSVADAYAEEALDRARDIAAEYGADIQTEVQVGHPARTILDRAGDFDAVVIGSHSGGLMDRLFVGNVAEKVVRESPVPVTVV, from the coding sequence ATGGTTTCTCGTATCTTGGTGCCGGTCGACGACTCCGATATGGCGGCCGGAGCGCTTCGATACGCACTCGAGACCTTCCCCGACGCGACGATCACGGTCCTCCATGTCAGCGGTGGACCGTCGCCGATGATGGGGGAGGCGACCGAAATCGCCCTCTCGGACGACCCCGACAGCGTGGCGGACGCGTACGCCGAGGAAGCACTCGATCGGGCCCGCGACATCGCCGCGGAGTACGGCGCAGACATCCAAACCGAGGTTCAAGTGGGCCACCCCGCCCGGACGATACTCGATCGCGCCGGCGATTTCGACGCCGTCGTGATCGGGAGCCACAGCGGAGGGCTGATGGATCGGCTGTTCGTCGGTAACGTCGCCGAGAAGGTCGTCCGCGAATCGCCCGTCCCCGTCACCGTGGTATAG
- a CDS encoding LSM domain-containing protein has protein sequence MGGRPLDVLEASLDEDVTVHLKDGRAFHGLLGGYDQHMNVVLEPAEEVGEGILGEPEIESVDNTTIIRGDNVVTIST, from the coding sequence ATGGGCGGACGACCCCTCGACGTGCTGGAGGCCTCGCTAGACGAGGACGTGACGGTACATCTCAAGGACGGCCGGGCGTTTCATGGCCTCCTTGGTGGCTACGACCAGCACATGAACGTCGTGCTCGAACCGGCCGAGGAAGTCGGCGAGGGCATCCTCGGCGAGCCGGAGATCGAGTCGGTCGACAACACAACCATTATACGCGGCGACAACGTCGTGACGATAAGTACATGA
- a CDS encoding 50S ribosomal protein L37e: MTGAGTPSQGKKNKTTHVKCRRCGEKSYHVRKKVCSSCGFGKSAKRRDYEWQSKAGE, translated from the coding sequence ATGACCGGAGCAGGAACGCCGTCTCAGGGCAAGAAGAACAAGACGACACACGTCAAGTGCCGACGCTGTGGCGAGAAGTCCTACCACGTCCGGAAGAAAGTCTGCTCGTCGTGCGGCTTCGGCAAGTCGGCCAAGCGCCGCGACTACGAGTGGCAGAGCAAGGCCGGCGAGTAA
- the purF gene encoding amidophosphoribosyltransferase, with translation MAHGRDHRTTGMTEKCGVVGVSLSDRDAARPLYYSLYALQHRGQESAGIVTHDGFQQHSHVEMGLVGDAFDAADLDQLNGQTGIGHVRYPTSGGVNASCAQPFSVSFKSGSLGLAHNGNLVNAGEIRSELEALGHAFTSNGDTEVIAHDLARNLLEEDLVRAVKRTMSRIHGSYALTIMHDEAVLGVRDPEGNRPLCIGKLDDGYVLASESAAIDTLDGELVRDVAPGELIVLESDGSGFDSYQLVDRDATAHCFFEHVYFARPDSIIDDELVYEARRDLGRELWAESGIETDVVMPVPDSGRSFASGYAEAANDDGADVEFAEGLMKNRYVGRTFIMPTQDERERAVRLKLNPIRSTVEGRTVTIIDDSIVRGTTSTQLVDLIRDAGAEEVHVRIGAPPIVAPCYMGIDMASRDELIAADKSVDDIREIIGADSLSYLSIDAIADVLGRAKGDLCLGCVTGEYPYDIDGESTDRDVSRPVVGSESAPAGD, from the coding sequence ATGGCACACGGGCGGGATCACCGTACCACCGGGATGACCGAGAAGTGTGGCGTCGTCGGGGTTTCGCTTTCGGACCGCGACGCCGCACGTCCCCTGTATTACTCCCTGTACGCACTCCAGCATCGGGGGCAGGAGTCGGCAGGTATCGTGACACACGACGGCTTCCAGCAACACAGCCACGTCGAGATGGGACTGGTCGGCGACGCGTTCGACGCCGCCGACCTCGACCAGTTGAACGGGCAGACGGGCATCGGGCACGTGCGCTACCCCACGTCGGGTGGCGTCAACGCCTCTTGCGCCCAGCCGTTCTCCGTCTCGTTCAAATCGGGCTCGCTCGGTCTCGCACACAACGGTAACCTCGTCAACGCCGGGGAGATTCGCTCCGAACTGGAAGCGCTCGGTCACGCCTTTACCTCCAACGGCGACACCGAAGTCATCGCTCACGACCTCGCACGCAACCTGTTGGAGGAGGACCTCGTCCGCGCAGTCAAGCGAACCATGAGCCGCATCCACGGCTCCTACGCGCTGACGATCATGCACGACGAGGCCGTCCTTGGGGTGCGCGACCCCGAAGGCAATCGGCCGCTCTGTATCGGAAAGCTCGACGACGGCTACGTACTGGCCTCGGAGTCGGCCGCCATCGACACGCTGGACGGCGAACTCGTCCGCGACGTGGCGCCGGGCGAACTGATCGTTCTCGAATCCGACGGATCGGGATTCGACTCCTATCAACTCGTCGACCGCGACGCCACCGCCCACTGCTTTTTCGAACACGTCTACTTCGCTCGCCCCGATTCGATCATCGACGACGAACTCGTCTACGAGGCACGCCGCGACTTGGGTCGGGAACTCTGGGCCGAGAGCGGTATCGAGACGGACGTGGTGATGCCCGTCCCCGACTCCGGGCGCTCGTTCGCGTCCGGGTACGCCGAGGCCGCCAACGACGACGGCGCCGACGTGGAGTTCGCGGAGGGCCTGATGAAGAACCGCTACGTCGGCCGCACGTTCATCATGCCGACCCAGGACGAACGCGAACGCGCCGTCCGCCTGAAACTCAACCCGATCCGGAGCACGGTCGAGGGCCGGACGGTCACCATCATCGACGACAGCATCGTCCGTGGCACCACCTCGACGCAACTGGTCGACCTGATCCGCGACGCTGGCGCGGAGGAGGTCCACGTCCGCATCGGCGCGCCGCCCATCGTCGCCCCGTGTTACATGGGTATCGACATGGCGAGTCGCGACGAACTCATCGCCGCGGACAAGAGCGTCGACGACATCCGCGAGATCATCGGCGCCGACAGCCTCTCCTATCTCTCCATCGACGCCATTGCGGACGTACTCGGCCGCGCGAAAGGTGACCTCTGTCTCGGCTGTGTGACCGGCGAGTACCCCTACGACATCGACGGCGAGTCGACCGACCGTGACGTGTCGCGACCGGTCGTCGGAAGCGAGTCGGCGCCGGCGGGCGACTGA
- a CDS encoding halocyanin domain-containing protein translates to MSDERDVRLGRRRLMRAGAGAVGAGLVGAGATGTAAAQSGPFGGWMSDVSNYDGVHDQTGSGNVTVQVGTEANQGAYGFGPAAIQVDTGTTVTWEWTGNGGMHNVAADSGDFSSELKQEAGFTFEHTFESSGVVKYFCQPHKALGMKGVVVVGDAVPDGAEVVAGSSGSGGGGGGSGGSGGSGSGGSGGEGSGSGSGSGGGDSQSSTVMSLMVGGSLVAAFLSPIVFGLVLMLRNKTGGPPDEVGVGAEHGEPSHED, encoded by the coding sequence ATGAGTGACGAACGCGACGTTCGGCTAGGACGGCGACGGCTGATGCGGGCAGGCGCGGGTGCCGTCGGAGCCGGACTCGTCGGTGCGGGGGCGACCGGAACAGCAGCCGCACAGTCCGGGCCGTTCGGTGGGTGGATGAGTGACGTGAGCAACTACGACGGCGTCCACGACCAGACGGGATCGGGCAACGTGACCGTCCAGGTCGGCACCGAGGCGAACCAGGGCGCGTACGGGTTCGGGCCGGCCGCGATCCAAGTCGACACCGGGACGACGGTCACCTGGGAGTGGACGGGCAACGGCGGGATGCACAACGTCGCCGCCGACTCCGGCGACTTCTCCAGCGAACTGAAGCAGGAAGCCGGCTTCACGTTCGAACACACGTTCGAATCCAGCGGCGTCGTCAAGTACTTCTGCCAGCCTCACAAGGCGCTGGGGATGAAAGGCGTCGTCGTCGTCGGTGATGCCGTCCCCGACGGTGCCGAAGTCGTCGCCGGCAGTAGCGGCAGTGGCGGTGGCGGCGGTGGCAGTGGCGGGAGCGGCGGCAGTGGAAGTGGCGGCAGCGGTGGAGAAGGCAGTGGCAGCGGCAGCGGAAGTGGTGGCGGCGACAGTCAGAGCAGCACCGTGATGTCGCTGATGGTCGGCGGTTCGCTCGTCGCGGCGTTCCTGTCACCCATCGTCTTCGGCCTCGTGTTGATGCTGCGGAACAAGACGGGTGGCCCGCCGGACGA